The proteins below are encoded in one region of Triticum aestivum cultivar Chinese Spring chromosome 1B, IWGSC CS RefSeq v2.1, whole genome shotgun sequence:
- the LOC123092113 gene encoding senescence-specific cysteine protease SAG39-like codes for MAITRASLLAILGCLCFCNSVLGARELNDDLSMVARHEGWMAEYGRMYKDATEKAQRFEIFKANARFIESFNAGNRKFWLSINQFADISNDEFRATKTNKGFIPNKVKVHTEFRYENKSFDSLPVTVDWRTKGAVTPIKDQGQCGCCWAFSAVAATEGIVKISTGNLVSLSEQELVDCDVHGEDQGCEGGLMDDAFKFIIKNGGLTKESSYQYAGADGKCKSGSDNVATIKSYEDVPANDEGALMKAVASQPVSVAVDGGDMTFQFYSGGVMTGSCGTDLDHGIAAIGYGTTSDGTKYWLMKNSWGTTWGENGYLRMEKDISDKKGMCGLAMEPSYPTA; via the exons ATGGCTATCACCAGGGCTTCGCTCCTTGCCATCCTTGGCTGCCTCTGCTTCTGCAATTCTGTCCTCGGAGCTCGCGAGCTGAACGATGACTTGTCAATGGTGGCAAGGCATGAGGGTTGGATGGCGGAGTACGGTCGCATGTACAAGGACGCTACTGAGAAGGCGCAGAGGTTTGAGATATTCAAGGCTAATGCCAGGTTCATCGAATCGTTCAACGCCGGGAACCGCAAGTTCTGGCTCAGCATCAACCAGTTCGCTGATATCAGCAATGATGAGTTCAGGGCAACCAAGACAAACAAGGGGTTCATTCCCAACAAGGTGAAGGTTCATACAGAATTCAGGTATGAGAATAAGAGCTTTGATTCACTCCCCGTGACGGTGGACTGGAGGACAAAGGGTGCGGTCACTCCCATCAAGGATCAAGGCCAGTGTG GTTGTTGTTGGGCTTTTTCTGCTGTTGCTGCGACAGAGGGCATTGTCAAGATAAGTACCGGCAATCTGGTCTCGCTCTCGGAGCAAGAATTGGTGGATTGTGATGTCCATGGCGAGGACCAAGGCTGTGAGGGTGGTCTCATGGACGACGCATTCAAGTTCATTATCAAGAATGGAGGCCTCACCAAAGAGTCTAGTTATCAATATGCCGGTGCAGATGGCAAATGCAAGAGTGGATCTGACAATGTTGCAACGATTAAGAGCTATGAGGATGTGCCTGCCAATGATGAGGGTGCTCTCATGAAGGCAGTGGCAAGCCAACCTGTGTCAGTTGCGGTGGACGGAGGTGATATGACATTCCAATTCTACTCTGGTGGCGTGATGACCGGCTCTTGTGGTACCGATTTGGATCATGGGATTGCAGCCATCGGTTATGGAACGACCAGTGATGGTACAAAGTATTGGTTGATGAAAAATTCCTGGGGCACAACTTGGGGCGAGAATGGATATTTAAGAATGGAGAAAGACATCAGCGACAAGAAGGGCATGTGTGGCCTTGCCATGGAGCCTTCATACCCCACGGCGTAG